Proteins from a genomic interval of Candidatus Korarchaeum sp.:
- a CDS encoding CoA-binding protein, with translation MGIEDFMRSDNVVAVVGVSRNPEKWGYKLYKFFKGKYRKVYPINPAVEEIDGDKVYPNLRSLPEVPDVVDIVVPPNVAREIVKEAIEVGVRRIWFQPGSEDEEAIKMCEEAGIETVWGACLMESIIKGPPKMGAFFSPSSG, from the coding sequence ATGGGCATAGAGGATTTCATGAGGAGTGATAACGTTGTAGCAGTCGTCGGAGTATCTAGGAACCCGGAGAAGTGGGGTTACAAGCTCTATAAGTTCTTCAAGGGGAAGTACAGGAAGGTATATCCCATAAACCCAGCTGTGGAGGAGATAGATGGGGATAAGGTTTATCCTAACTTGAGGAGCCTCCCCGAGGTGCCCGATGTCGTCGATATAGTGGTCCCGCCTAATGTAGCTAGGGAGATAGTGAAGGAAGCTATAGAAGTGGGAGTGAGGCGTATCTGGTTCCAACCCGGATCCGAGGATGAGGAAGCTATAAAGATGTGCGAGGAAGCTGGTATCGAAACTGTCTGGGGAGCATGCCTCATGGAGAGCATTATCAAGGGGCCTCCGAAGATGGGCGCTTTCTTCTCCCCAAGTAGTGGCTGA
- a CDS encoding DUF998 domain-containing protein gives MKILAGIVSLSIALMTIALCWALNPWFDFWKDAFSDFGVEKARFPWLYNGGLILSSIFLMLYSIGIYEASSHKLEALSSGLLITASIFLALIGLFPGGTEPHNFVSTWFFLQSFFGFSVLGVAISLKGDRIRGLLISIPSALSPIVALAIDLTSGWPSAAVAEASGISVLSLSLFSSISHYLGRRKRPSSEAP, from the coding sequence ATGAAGATCCTAGCTGGCATAGTATCCCTCTCGATAGCCCTGATGACCATAGCCCTCTGCTGGGCCCTCAACCCATGGTTCGACTTCTGGAAGGATGCTTTCAGCGATTTCGGGGTTGAGAAAGCTAGATTTCCGTGGCTCTACAACGGGGGCCTCATCCTCTCTTCCATATTCCTCATGCTGTACTCCATAGGCATTTATGAGGCCTCCTCCCACAAGCTCGAGGCCCTCTCCTCGGGGCTCCTGATTACAGCATCCATCTTCCTAGCCTTAATAGGCCTCTTCCCAGGGGGCACGGAGCCCCACAATTTCGTATCCACATGGTTCTTCTTACAATCCTTCTTCGGATTTTCAGTTCTGGGAGTCGCTATATCACTGAAGGGAGATAGGATAAGGGGACTATTGATATCGATTCCCTCCGCTCTCTCCCCGATAGTAGCTCTAGCTATCGATCTCACTTCAGGTTGGCCATCAGCAGCTGTAGCTGAGGCCTCCGGTATATCGGTGCTATCCCTCTCCCTGTTCTCCTCGATCAGCCACTACTTGGGGAGAAGAAAGCGCCCATCTTCGGAGGCCCCTTGA
- a CDS encoding aldo/keto reductase, whose protein sequence is MKYERLGRTNIKVSKIGLGTWQFGSSYWGWGKELDEDGAIKIIRRAIELGINFIDTAEMYGNGRSEEIVGKALKGLDRDEVVLATKVFPYPWRLTPHQVVKALRGSMRRLGVSRIDLYQIHWPSPIFPLKGALRALEREVEEGRIGSIGVSNFSVKQLERARSYLSKVDIASNQVEYNLLKRGAEMDVIPYCLREGLSVIAYSPLAQGLLTGKYGPGRGPSNLKRRIFLALSYGKIDWDVVERLKERAEEMGLTPAQLAIAWVIRKEGVLAIPGAKSLEQLESNFSASKVNLDPSMEI, encoded by the coding sequence TTGAAGTACGAGAGATTGGGCAGGACTAATATCAAGGTATCTAAAATAGGCTTGGGGACCTGGCAATTCGGATCTAGTTACTGGGGATGGGGGAAGGAGCTGGATGAGGATGGAGCGATAAAGATAATTAGAAGAGCTATTGAGCTCGGTATAAACTTCATAGATACTGCGGAGATGTACGGGAATGGGAGATCCGAGGAGATAGTAGGGAAGGCACTGAAGGGTCTGGATAGGGATGAGGTAGTGCTCGCCACCAAAGTGTTCCCTTACCCCTGGAGGCTGACCCCTCATCAAGTGGTGAAAGCCCTCAGGGGGAGCATGAGGAGGCTGGGCGTGAGCAGGATAGACTTATACCAGATCCACTGGCCCAGCCCGATATTCCCGCTCAAAGGGGCCCTGAGAGCCCTGGAGAGGGAGGTGGAGGAGGGGAGGATAGGTAGCATAGGAGTGAGCAACTTCTCCGTCAAACAACTGGAGAGGGCCAGGAGTTACTTGAGCAAAGTCGATATAGCCTCTAACCAGGTAGAGTACAATCTCCTCAAGAGGGGAGCTGAGATGGATGTGATACCTTACTGCCTCAGGGAGGGGTTGAGCGTGATAGCATACAGCCCCCTGGCCCAGGGGCTCTTAACGGGGAAGTACGGGCCCGGGAGGGGCCCCTCAAATCTGAAGAGGAGGATATTCCTGGCCCTATCTTACGGTAAGATAGATTGGGATGTGGTAGAGAGGCTGAAGGAGAGGGCTGAGGAGATGGGACTGACGCCAGCCCAATTGGCTATAGCTTGGGTCATAAGGAAGGAGGGGGTTTTAGCTATACCCGGAGCTAAGAGCTTAGAACAGCTCGAGAGCAACTTCTCAGCATCTAAAGTGAATCTGGATCCATCGATGGAGATCTGA
- a CDS encoding M20/M25/M40 family metallo-hydrolase has translation MSVIKFLSDLIREPSPPGEEGGVASIIKEEISRLGVDEVRIDHVGNVIARVERSGDLLILLDAHMDTAPAGDRGAWRRDPFSGEVVNGHVYGRGSVDTKGSLAAMVYSIPLLSERGPDLVYAFVVHEEDHEGFGVRHVINSMEKPDLVILGEPTSLNIARGHRGRAEVLVEFRGRAAHSSMPELGVNCLYELCEYLEELKGIEMPSHPLLGSASVSPVRVDVSPGLIPMIPDYCALLLDRRTLPGESREYVEGQLRGRVVRRVLRCYTGYEEEVEAWFPAWINEGPLVSRLASELGADTMIWRFGTDGSYTAGEAGIETIGYGPGDQEAAHRPDEMVRVDEVERAARGYAKIVNSFPHVF, from the coding sequence ATGAGTGTCATCAAGTTCCTCAGCGATTTGATTAGGGAACCCAGTCCCCCGGGTGAGGAGGGAGGGGTCGCATCTATCATCAAGGAGGAGATCTCGAGGCTCGGGGTCGATGAAGTGAGGATAGATCACGTTGGGAATGTGATAGCTAGAGTAGAGAGATCCGGGGATCTCCTCATCCTTTTGGATGCTCACATGGATACGGCCCCGGCCGGGGATAGAGGAGCGTGGAGGAGGGACCCCTTCTCCGGGGAGGTAGTGAATGGCCACGTTTACGGGAGGGGCTCAGTGGATACGAAGGGCAGCTTAGCTGCGATGGTATACTCCATCCCCTTGCTCAGTGAGAGGGGTCCGGATCTCGTTTACGCTTTCGTGGTCCATGAGGAGGATCACGAGGGCTTCGGCGTCCGACATGTGATCAATTCAATGGAGAAGCCGGATCTCGTCATCCTGGGTGAGCCCACCTCTCTGAATATCGCTAGGGGGCACAGGGGGAGGGCGGAAGTGCTAGTAGAGTTTCGAGGAAGAGCAGCTCATTCCAGTATGCCCGAGTTAGGGGTTAACTGCCTTTATGAATTGTGCGAGTATTTGGAGGAGCTCAAGGGGATTGAGATGCCCTCCCACCCCCTGCTGGGATCTGCTTCAGTGAGCCCGGTGAGAGTAGATGTTAGCCCTGGCCTCATACCGATGATACCGGATTATTGCGCTCTCCTACTCGATAGGAGGACTCTGCCTGGGGAGAGCAGAGAGTATGTAGAGGGTCAGCTCAGGGGTAGAGTAGTCAGGAGGGTCCTGAGGTGCTACACTGGGTATGAGGAGGAAGTTGAAGCGTGGTTCCCAGCTTGGATAAATGAAGGACCTCTAGTGAGCAGGCTGGCCTCGGAGCTAGGGGCTGATACCATGATCTGGAGGTTCGGGACAGATGGTTCTTATACGGCCGGCGAAGCTGGAATCGAGACTATAGGCTATGGGCCAGGGGATCAGGAAGCCGCTCACAGACCAGATGAGATGGTGAGGGTAGATGAAGTTGAGAGAGCCGCCAGGGGTTACGCTAAGATCGTCAATTCCTTCCCCCATGTATTTTAA
- a CDS encoding ATP-dependent DNA ligase, translated as MLLKELAELAMRIASTSSRRDKVSLVSDLIRRSDPEEAYKALLILTGRIFPPSDPRELNVSWATLWKVVSSLSGAEPTGVDAGELVKSIVERRGKRQTALLEEPLTVEEVYKILEAISEAEGPGSKGRREALLSIPFSRADPSEAWLLANAIVGETRLGLNEGLLIESIAQAYGLRKEDVERAVMVLGDPYEIVRRGGKLEFEPVLFRPLKPMLAQSSDSLRSAIEELGRCALEYKLDGVRVQVHKRGDEVRFFSRRMSDITKSLPDVSDQVRYGVRAGEAILEGELIAERDGRPLPFQILIRRFKRRQLDPRLIEEIPLKLYIFDLILLDGSSYLRKPYFERREKLEGLIEDPVSLVRSLITSDPDEGMDFMEEALREGHEGVIAKKLNSPYIPGVRGRYWLKVKEKNSLDLVIVAAERGYGRRHRWYSDYYLAARDPESGEFLIVGKTFKGLTDEEFEWITQRLEELSIGKEGKLIRVRPSIVVEVSFNEIQRSPKYKSGFALRFARITRIRDDKSPEEADTIERVREIYEKQIRKFQL; from the coding sequence GTGCTCCTCAAGGAGCTCGCTGAACTCGCGATGAGGATAGCTTCCACATCATCTAGAAGGGATAAGGTCTCCCTTGTCTCAGATCTGATAAGGAGGAGCGATCCTGAGGAGGCTTATAAGGCCTTACTCATCCTAACAGGCAGGATCTTCCCTCCATCGGATCCCAGGGAGCTGAACGTATCCTGGGCTACCTTGTGGAAGGTCGTCTCATCGCTCTCCGGAGCTGAGCCCACTGGAGTCGATGCCGGTGAGCTCGTCAAATCTATAGTTGAGCGGAGAGGCAAGAGGCAGACAGCGTTACTGGAGGAACCCCTGACCGTCGAGGAAGTCTATAAGATACTAGAAGCTATATCGGAGGCAGAAGGACCTGGATCTAAGGGGAGGAGAGAAGCACTGCTCAGTATACCATTCTCAAGGGCGGATCCATCCGAAGCCTGGCTCCTGGCTAATGCTATAGTCGGGGAGACGAGATTGGGGCTCAATGAGGGGCTCCTGATAGAATCCATAGCTCAGGCTTACGGCTTGAGGAAGGAGGATGTGGAGAGGGCTGTCATGGTACTGGGGGATCCTTATGAGATAGTAAGGAGGGGAGGGAAGCTGGAATTCGAGCCAGTTTTATTCAGGCCCCTTAAACCGATGCTAGCTCAATCATCGGATAGTTTAAGGAGCGCTATAGAGGAGCTGGGGAGGTGCGCCCTCGAGTACAAGCTGGACGGTGTCAGGGTTCAGGTGCATAAGAGAGGAGATGAGGTCAGGTTCTTCAGCAGGAGGATGAGCGATATAACGAAGAGCCTCCCAGATGTCTCGGATCAAGTTAGATACGGCGTCAGAGCTGGGGAAGCGATCCTAGAGGGCGAGCTAATAGCTGAGAGGGACGGGAGACCTCTGCCATTCCAGATCTTAATTAGGAGGTTCAAGAGGAGGCAATTGGATCCCAGGTTGATTGAGGAGATACCCTTGAAGCTTTACATCTTCGATTTGATTCTCCTGGATGGCTCCAGTTACCTCAGGAAGCCCTATTTTGAGAGGAGGGAGAAGCTGGAGGGCTTGATCGAGGATCCAGTATCCTTAGTGAGGTCCTTGATAACATCGGATCCCGATGAGGGCATGGACTTCATGGAGGAAGCTCTGAGGGAGGGACACGAAGGGGTGATCGCTAAGAAGCTGAACTCCCCTTACATACCTGGAGTCAGGGGGAGATACTGGCTGAAGGTGAAGGAGAAAAATTCCCTGGATCTGGTGATAGTCGCAGCTGAGAGAGGATATGGGAGGAGGCACCGTTGGTACAGCGATTACTATTTAGCTGCGAGGGATCCGGAGAGCGGCGAGTTCCTGATAGTTGGCAAGACATTCAAGGGGCTGACGGATGAGGAGTTCGAATGGATCACCCAGAGACTTGAGGAGCTATCGATAGGGAAGGAGGGGAAGCTCATTCGCGTGAGACCTAGTATAGTCGTGGAAGTGAGCTTCAATGAAATTCAGAGGAGCCCGAAGTATAAGAGCGGTTTCGCCCTTAGGTTCGCCCGTATAACTAGGATAAGGGATGATAAATCCCCTGAGGAGGCCGATACTATAGAGAGAGTTAGGGAGATCTATGAGAAGCAGATCAGGAAGTTTCAACTTTAA
- a CDS encoding transglutaminase-like domain-containing protein, with protein MRDNELYFMRLELPGELSDLIKRGLLSEARELLRELIRGAEGDYRRRLEFELDRLRRWAIQYPYTEMEAYEIASKRIRDLSPGEFRDLISSGCVDHIILDGDLRIYERFLPNMMWLCPSLKDRSLEREDERRIREREELSRRAREVMESRAYPLIFRFRAELTIRALPRGERLRVWLPVPRVSALHPEVRVISYSREPYISDEMHPQRTAYFELTSGSDDNVWIEYEAVCVPRRPMEEIPDDLRELDGEPEARHREERIPHITFSGDLKRLVSSLTEGLDALERARRIWDWVVENVRYTYVHDYALFDNISEFAFTKRRGDCGVQAILLITMLRLAGIPARWQSGWYANPVDWGMHDWAQFYLEPFGWVYADPSFGHPTEDWRKDFYFGGIEGFRLSFNSEISYPFDPPKESFRSDPVDSQVGEAEWDGGNIYYDMMDSKLHLLEVRRADIK; from the coding sequence GTGAGGGATAACGAGCTCTACTTCATGAGGCTGGAGCTACCTGGGGAGCTCTCCGATCTGATAAAGAGGGGACTCCTATCAGAGGCCAGGGAGCTCCTAAGAGAGTTAATAAGGGGTGCTGAGGGAGATTACAGGAGGAGGCTCGAGTTCGAGCTAGATAGATTGAGGAGATGGGCTATACAGTATCCATATACGGAAATGGAAGCTTACGAAATTGCGAGCAAGAGGATAAGGGATCTCAGCCCGGGGGAATTTCGGGATCTCATATCATCGGGTTGCGTCGATCATATAATACTAGATGGTGACCTCAGGATCTACGAGAGGTTCCTCCCCAACATGATGTGGCTCTGCCCCAGCCTGAAGGATAGATCGCTCGAGCGGGAGGATGAGAGGAGGATAAGGGAGAGGGAGGAGCTATCTAGAAGGGCTAGGGAGGTCATGGAATCTAGGGCTTATCCCCTGATCTTCAGGTTCAGGGCCGAGCTCACTATAAGGGCTCTTCCGAGGGGGGAGAGGTTGAGGGTCTGGCTCCCGGTCCCGAGGGTGAGCGCGCTCCATCCGGAGGTTAGGGTGATCTCATACAGCAGGGAGCCCTACATCTCAGATGAGATGCACCCCCAGAGGACCGCTTACTTCGAGTTGACAAGCGGATCTGATGATAACGTCTGGATAGAATACGAAGCCGTTTGCGTTCCCCGGCGACCCATGGAGGAGATACCAGATGACCTGAGGGAGCTCGATGGGGAGCCTGAAGCCAGGCACAGGGAGGAGAGGATCCCCCATATAACTTTCTCGGGGGACCTGAAGCGTCTGGTCTCCTCACTCACTGAGGGGCTGGATGCGCTGGAGAGAGCCAGGAGGATATGGGATTGGGTTGTGGAGAACGTGAGGTATACTTATGTGCATGATTACGCCCTATTCGACAATATCAGTGAGTTCGCATTCACTAAGAGGAGGGGGGATTGCGGGGTCCAGGCCATACTCCTCATAACGATGCTCAGGCTGGCAGGTATCCCAGCTAGGTGGCAATCGGGTTGGTACGCGAATCCAGTGGATTGGGGCATGCATGACTGGGCCCAGTTCTACTTGGAGCCCTTCGGCTGGGTCTACGCTGATCCGAGCTTCGGCCACCCGACAGAGGATTGGAGGAAGGATTTCTACTTCGGTGGGATAGAGGGGTTCAGGCTCTCCTTCAACTCGGAGATAAGTTACCCTTTCGATCCCCCTAAGGAGAGCTTCAGATCGGATCCAGTGGACAGTCAAGTGGGAGAGGCTGAGTGGGATGGCGGGAACATTTACTACGATATGATGGACAGCAAGCTGCACCTCCTGGAAGTTAGGAGGGCCGATATTAAGTAG
- a CDS encoding sulfite exporter TauE/SafE family protein: MMQELVLLIVGLLGGIIGGLLGTGGCVIMLPALVFLFGYKLPIAIGTTITAVIITATSGAIGHIRIGNVDYGTAKVVAISGAIGAFIGSLIFILLAGNISILSFILGLAFLYVAVRMVYEGLRRSIGAKDGKEIPGSSKKKGILGFLIGILTGIVGLGGGYALVPSFIYLLGSPVKIAVGTSLASFISMALVSGAFKLIQGYVDVIAALLLGIGTAVGAQIGARLVARVPAWVIKILFGLVFLYVSLKFILSPFGIRI; encoded by the coding sequence ATGATGCAGGAACTAGTTCTGCTGATCGTAGGCCTATTAGGAGGGATAATAGGGGGACTGCTAGGTACAGGGGGTTGCGTCATAATGCTTCCCGCCCTCGTTTTCCTCTTCGGATATAAGCTGCCCATAGCGATAGGGACGACTATAACTGCCGTCATAATAACCGCTACCTCGGGAGCTATAGGCCACATAAGGATCGGGAACGTTGACTACGGGACAGCTAAGGTCGTGGCGATATCCGGAGCAATAGGAGCATTCATAGGGAGCCTAATATTCATCTTATTAGCTGGGAATATCTCAATCCTCAGCTTCATACTGGGGTTGGCTTTCCTATATGTAGCTGTTAGGATGGTTTACGAGGGGCTCAGGAGATCGATAGGGGCTAAGGATGGAAAGGAGATACCTGGGAGCTCAAAGAAGAAGGGGATCTTGGGCTTCCTGATAGGTATCCTCACCGGAATAGTTGGTCTGGGGGGAGGTTATGCCCTAGTCCCCTCATTCATATACCTCCTCGGTTCACCAGTTAAGATAGCTGTAGGGACATCCCTAGCATCCTTCATATCCATGGCCCTGGTGTCGGGAGCTTTCAAGCTCATCCAAGGTTACGTGGATGTGATAGCGGCCCTCCTCTTAGGGATAGGGACGGCCGTAGGTGCTCAGATAGGGGCTAGGCTCGTCGCTAGGGTCCCCGCATGGGTGATAAAAATACTATTCGGACTTGTCTTCCTCTACGTCTCGCTCAAGTTCATATTATCGCCCTTCGGGATCAGAATATAA
- a CDS encoding 4Fe-4S dicluster domain-containing protein — MKATGMPAIRVDASRCPGYRYCEMWCSYKHEGVFSSSLSRVTVVRDVRIGLDYPVICRFCEPAPCIKACPTGSIRRNDIGAIVIFEETCSSCGNCINSCPYRAIKIHKTKGVPIVCDLCGGEPECVKRCPMNSLTFRRFEVRALEITDPAYIYALREFAEQAGRWGLDVE; from the coding sequence ATGAAAGCTACTGGGATGCCGGCTATAAGAGTCGATGCGAGTAGGTGCCCTGGATACAGGTATTGCGAGATGTGGTGCTCATACAAGCATGAGGGTGTCTTCAGCTCATCCCTCTCGAGAGTGACTGTGGTCAGGGATGTGAGGATCGGACTCGACTATCCAGTTATCTGCAGGTTCTGTGAGCCGGCTCCCTGCATAAAGGCCTGTCCAACGGGCTCCATCCGGAGGAATGATATAGGAGCTATAGTTATTTTCGAGGAAACTTGCTCGAGTTGCGGCAATTGTATTAATAGCTGTCCATATAGGGCAATTAAGATTCACAAAACTAAGGGAGTCCCCATCGTCTGTGATCTCTGCGGTGGGGAGCCTGAATGCGTTAAAAGATGCCCTATGAACTCTCTGACATTCCGAAGGTTTGAGGTCAGGGCGCTCGAAATAACTGACCCCGCTTACATCTACGCCCTGAGAGAATTCGCGGAGCAGGCTGGGAGGTGGGGTTTGGATGTCGAGTAA
- a CDS encoding radical SAM protein, with the protein MLPKIASVTTSVIDHPGRVSLVIFLPYCNYNCIACHNRELVEGKFEEVPLEELLWELEGNSLIDMLIISGGEPTIHGDSLLELIKILRIRRGDLPIRVDTNGSLPKVMKIIADYIDGFALDVKAPPLRREMYERIIRREFDLESFMEAVEIASGLPYTIFRTVRYPWLREEDIGEIREFLSRYGGGKPHIINPYFEPEH; encoded by the coding sequence ATGCTCCCGAAGATAGCATCTGTCACAACATCCGTTATAGACCATCCTGGAAGGGTATCCTTGGTAATATTCCTGCCCTACTGCAACTACAACTGCATAGCATGTCACAACAGGGAGCTAGTTGAGGGGAAATTCGAGGAGGTCCCACTAGAAGAGCTCCTCTGGGAGCTTGAGGGGAACTCCTTGATAGATATGCTGATCATAAGCGGTGGTGAGCCTACAATACACGGAGATAGCTTGCTCGAACTGATAAAGATATTGAGGATCAGGAGAGGAGATTTGCCAATTAGAGTCGACACTAATGGATCTCTACCGAAAGTAATGAAGATCATTGCCGATTATATCGATGGATTCGCTCTAGATGTGAAAGCGCCTCCTCTCCGAAGGGAAATGTATGAGAGGATTATAAGGAGGGAATTCGATCTCGAGAGCTTCATGGAAGCAGTTGAGATAGCTTCAGGGCTTCCGTACACTATATTCAGGACTGTGAGGTACCCCTGGCTCAGGGAGGAGGATATAGGGGAAATAAGGGAATTCCTATCGAGGTACGGGGGAGGGAAGCCCCATATAATTAATCCTTACTTCGAGCCGGAGCATTGA